TCACCTGGTCAAGGAAACCGAGTACCAGGAAATCGGCAGCCGAGGCCGCCCGGCGGTGGGGCTGGTGCTGGACACCGAGGCCTGGCACTACCTGTCCGCCCGTATCAGCCGCGGCAGCATCACGCTGGCGCTGCGCGATCTCAGCAGCAAACTGGTGGTCGAGGAGCAGCTGCCGCTGGCGGCCGAACACCCCGAACCGCTGCTGAAACGTATCCTGACCGAAGTCGATCAGTTCTTTATCCGCCACCAAAGCAAGCTGGAGCGGCTGACGGCGATTGCCATCACGCTGCCGGGTATCATCGACGTGCAGTCCGGCGTGGTGCACCGCATGCCGTTTTACGACGTGCTGGAAATGCCGCTCGGCCCGGCGCTGGAAACCCGCACCGGCCTGCCGGTTTACCTGCAGCACGATATCAGCGCCTGGACTATGGCCGAAGCGCTGTACGGCGCCTCGCGCGGCAGCCAGAACGTCATTCAGGTGGTGATCGACCACAACGTCGGCGCCGGGGTGATCACCGGCGGCCATGTGTTGCACGCCGGCAGCCACAGCGTGGTGGAGATCGGCCACACCCAGGTCGATCCCTACGGCAAACGCTGCTACTGCGGCAACCACGGCTGTCTCGAAACCGTGGCCAGCATCGAGAACATGCTGGAGATCGCCCAGCAGCGTCTGAGCGGTTCGATGAGTTCCAGCCTGCACGGCGCGCCGCTGACCGTCGAGTCGCTGTGCGACGCCGCGCTGGCAGGCGATCAGCTGGCGCGGGACATCATCCTCGGCGTCGGCCACAGCGTGGGGCGCATTCTGGCTATCATGGTCAACCTGTTCAATCCGGAGAAGATCCTGGTGGGCTCGCCGCTCAACCGCGCGGCGGAGATCCTGCATCCGGCCATCGCCTCCTGCATTCGCCAGCAGGCGCTGCCGGCCTACAGCGAGCAGGTCAAGGTCGAATCCACGCAGTTCTTCAATCAGGGCACCATGCCCGGTGCGGCGCTGGTGAAAGAGGCGCTGTACAACGGTTCATTGCTGGTGCAGCTGCTGCAGGGCTAACATCAGAACTTCTTATTAATCCCGCAAAAGATTGAGCTACCTCAAGCCCCTACGTGGCAGCATCCCCTAGAATTTTTCCGAAAGACTTCCTCGCCGCCGGTGCGGCGACACATTGTTAACGGGGCATTCTGGGGCATTTTATTCATGTTGAAGCGTTTATTTGTGACAGGCACGGATACCGACGTCGGTAAAACCGTGGTTTCCCGCGGGTTGATGCAGGCGCTGGCCGCCGAAGGCCGTTCGGTGGCAGGCTACAAACCGATCGCCGCACGCTG
The sequence above is drawn from the Serratia sp. FDAARGOS_506 genome and encodes:
- a CDS encoding ROK family transcriptional regulator; its protein translation is MIAVGQPGHIDQIKQTNAGAVYRLIDQLGPISRIELSKRAQLAPASITKIVRELLEAHLVKETEYQEIGSRGRPAVGLVLDTEAWHYLSARISRGSITLALRDLSSKLVVEEQLPLAAEHPEPLLKRILTEVDQFFIRHQSKLERLTAIAITLPGIIDVQSGVVHRMPFYDVLEMPLGPALETRTGLPVYLQHDISAWTMAEALYGASRGSQNVIQVVIDHNVGAGVITGGHVLHAGSHSVVEIGHTQVDPYGKRCYCGNHGCLETVASIENMLEIAQQRLSGSMSSSLHGAPLTVESLCDAALAGDQLARDIILGVGHSVGRILAIMVNLFNPEKILVGSPLNRAAEILHPAIASCIRQQALPAYSEQVKVESTQFFNQGTMPGAALVKEALYNGSLLVQLLQG